The proteins below are encoded in one region of Nilaparvata lugens isolate BPH chromosome X, ASM1435652v1, whole genome shotgun sequence:
- the LOC111058643 gene encoding venom serine carboxypeptidase-like has protein sequence MKGTVKSYSGFFRVRTALDSCMFFWYFPAEEKPVNAPVVLWLQGGPGASSLVGVFQEIGPFMAKNKGLKLRKYYWSRSVHLLFLDNPVGAGFSFTNGEEGYVRNNTDMAVDAHSALLQFFTLFPDLKANDFFISGESYAGKFVPSLAMKIDKSQVTAALKINLKGIIIGNGFCDPENMMGYSDYLYQVGLLDKQGKNVFSVREYEITNLIKTEITLQPTKNSTHF, from the coding sequence ATGAAAGGAACAGTAAAAAGCTATTCAGGTTTTTTCAGAGTTCGGACTGCCTTGGATTCATGTATGTTTTTCTGGTATTTTCCTGCTGAAGAAAAGCCTGTGAATGCTCCAGTAGTTTTGTGGCTTCAAGGTGGACCAGGTGCGTCTTCGTTGGTGGGAGTATTTCAGGAGATTGGACCGTTTATGGCAAAAAATAAGGGATTGAAATTGCGCAAATACTATTGGTCCAGGTCTGTTCATCTTCTATTCTTGGATAACCCAGTGGGAGCCGGCTTCAGCTTCACAAATGGAGAGGAAGGCTATGTGAGGAACAATACCGACATGGCCGTAGATGCTCACAGCGCGcttctccaattcttcactCTATTTCCCGACTTGAAGGCCAATGATTTCTTCATAAGTGGCGAATCTTACGCGGGTAAGTTTGTACCATCTCTTGCCATGAAAATCGACAAGTCACAAGTCACAGCAGCCTTAAAAATAAATCTGAAAGGTATAATTATTGGTAACGGATTTTGTGATCCTGAGAACATGATGGGCTACAGCGATTATTTGTATCAGGTTGGTCTTCTTGACAAACAGGGCAAAAACGTATTCAGTGTTCGAGAATATGAAATTACTAATctaataaaaacagaaattaccTTGCAGCCTACCAAAAATTCAACACACTTTTGA